The genomic interval GCGGCGCTGCGCCCGCTCGGGGCGGGGACGGGGGGTCTGGAGCCGATGTTCTTCCTGATGGTGCTGAGCGGCCGCGTCCTCGGCCCGGGCTTCGGCTTCGTACTCGGCTCGGTGACGATGTTCGCGTCCGCGCTGCTCACGGGGGGTGTAGGGCCGTGGATGCCGTTCCAGATGCTGGCCATGGGCTGGTTCACCATGGGCGCGGGCCTGCTGCCCGGAGCGGAGAGGCTGCGCGGCCGCGCGGAGCTGGCGATGCTGGCGGCGTACGGATGCGTCGCCGCCTTCCTCTACGGCGCCGTCACGAACCTCCAGGGCTGGCCGTACATGGACAGCGACTCCAGTGGCATCTCCTTCGACCCCGACGATCCGCTGCACGAGAACCTGGCCCGCTTCCTCGCGTACTGCATGGCCACTTCGCTGGGCTGGGACCTGGGCCGGGCCACGCTCACCGTCGTACTGACGCTCACGCTCGGCACGACGCTCCTCAAGGCACTGCGCCGGGCAACGCGCCGTGCGGCCTTCGAGGCGCAGGTCACATTTGACGGTCCCGGGCGGTGAGAGGGCCCACAGGACCTTGGTCCTCAACTAGCCCGGGTAGTAGGCGCACGGACCCCTCAAGGGACCCCGTCGCACCCATCTGACCTGCACAGACAGGCGCTAGCGCACCCATAGGCCGTTATGCCCAATTTGCCGGTTCTGCTAGTAAGCAGGGTGATTGCAGCGGGCTCTCAGGCCTGCTTCATTGGAGCAGTCGCCGAGCGCAGCGCCACCGGCCGCAACGGCCCGCGCCGCGACATCCCTTGTTCCCGACGTTAGGCATCCACGTGTCCTTCTCCTTCGCCAGCCGCCTCTCCGCCCGCCAGAAGTCCGTTGCCGTCGGCGCCGCCGCGCTCCTCGGTTCCGTGGGCGTGGTGATGGGTGGAGCCGGCTCCTCCGAGGCCGCAGCCGCGACCCCGCAGTCGATCGCGAAGAAGATGATCCCGGACAACGCGCAGTACCAGTGCTTCGACAAGATCGTTTCGCACGAGAGCGGCTGGAACCCGCAGGCCAGCAACGCCTCGTCCGGCGCCTACGGCCTGGTCCAGGCGCTGCCCGCCTCCAAGATGTCGTCCGCGGGCGCCGACTGGAAGACCAACCCGGCCACCCAGATCAAGTGGGGCCTGGACTACATGAACGAGCGCTACGGCAGCCCGTGCGAGGCCTGGGGCTTCTGGCAGTCCAACGGCTGGTACTGAGCCAATCGGCCAGCCCCCCCCCGGCTAGCCACCCCCGGCCGGCCACCCCCGCTACAGCCGCTGAATGATCGTCCCCGTCGCGAGCGCACCGCCCGCGCACATGGTGATGAGCGCGAACTCCTTGTCGCGCCGCTCCAGTTCGTGCAGGGCGGTGGCAATCAGCCGAGCGCCGGTCGCCCCCACCGGGTGGCCGAGCGCGATCGCCCCGCCGTTGACGTTCACCTTCTCCAGGTCCTGCTCGAAGACCTGAGCCCAGCTCAGCACCACTGAGGCGAAAGCCTCGTTGATCTCGACGAGATCGATGTCCTTGAGCGACATGCCCGCTTTGCCGAGCACCGCCCGGGTCGCGTCGATCGGCCCGTCGAGGTGGAAGTGCGGGTCCGCGCCGACCAGCGCCTGGGCGACGATGCGGGCGCGCGGCTTGAGCTTGAGCGCCCGCGCCATCCGCTTGGACGCCCACATGATGGCGCTCGCGCCGTCCGATATCTGCGAAGAGTTGCCGGCCGTGTGAACCGCGGTCGGCATCACTGGTTTCAGCCCCGCCAGCGCCTCCATCGACGTGTCGCGCAGCCCCTCGTCGCGGTCGACGAGCCGCCACATGCCCTGCCCTGCCGCCTGTTCCTCCTCGGTGGTCGGCACCTGTACGGCGAAGGTCTCGCGCTTGAAGCGCTCCTCGGCCCAGGCGGTCGCGGCCCGTTCCTGCGAGATGAGTCCGAGCGAGTCGACGTTCTCGCGTGTCAGCCCTCGGTTACGGGCGATCCGCTCGGCAGCCTCGAACTGATTGGGCAGGTCGACATTCCACTCGTCCGGCCACGGCTTCCCGGGCCCGTGCTTGGACCCCGATCCCAGCGGAACCCGAGACATGGCCTCGACGCCGCAGCTGATGCCCACGTCGACGACCCCGGCGGCGATCATGTTGGCCACCATGTGACTGGCCTGCTGGGACGAGCCGCACTGGCAGTCCACGGTGGTCGCGGCGGTCTCGTACGGCAGCCCGACCGCGAGCCAGGCATTGCGCGCCGGGTTCATGGACTGCTCGCCGGCGTGGGTGACCGTACCGCCGACGATCTGCTCGACGCAGTCGGCGTGTATGCCGGTACGGCCGAGGAGTTCGCGGTAGGTCTCGCCCAGCAGATAGGCCGGGTGGAGGTTGGCGAGCGCGCCTCCGCGCTTGCCGATGGGGGTGCGTACGGCTTCGACGATGACGGGTTCCGCGGCCATGAGCTCGTCCTCTCCTAACCCGTAGGACGTCCCGGCGCCCACGGCAGGCTTCGAACTAGTACGCGTTCTAGTTCTCTCAGCAGTCTCATGAGTGGCACCCGGCAGCGCAAGGGTCTTGCACGGCTTGTACACGCTCTCCACACGCAACAGATGGAGCCGCGACCCTTGCCACTTGTAGAACTCGTTACTACATTCCGGGCAACTTCTGATGGGCCGTCAGACAGACATGGAGCTGCCGATGCACTGCCCTGCGCTGCCCGAAGGGTTCGACTTCACCGACCCAGACCTGCTCCAAGACCGCGTACCGCATCCGGAGTTCGCGCGGATGCGGCAGACCGCCCCGGTGTGGTGGTGCGCGCAGCCGCCCGGCATCTCCGGCTTCGACGACGAGGGCTACTGGGCGGTGACGCGGCACGCGGACGTCAAGTACGTATCCACGCACCCGGAACTCTTCTCCTCGAACACCAACACCGCGGTCATCCGATTCAACGAGACGATCAGCCGCGACCAGATCGAGGTCCAGAAGCTCATCATGCTCAACATGGACCCGCCGGAGCACACGAGGGTCCGTCAGATCGTCCAACGCGGCTTCACGCCGCGCGCCATACGTTCCCTCGAAGACGCCCTGCGCAACCGCGCGCGCTCAATAGTCGACACGGCGATCTCGAACGCCTCGTCCGACGGCTCCTTCGACTTCGTCACCAACATCGCGGTCGAACTCCCCCTCCAGGCCATCGCCGAACTCATCGGCGTACCGCAGGAGGACCGGATCAAGATCTTCGACTGGTCCAACAAGATGGCGGCGTACGACGATCCGGAGTACGCCATCACCGAAGAGGTCGGCACCGAGGCGGCCATGGAGATCGTCTCGTACTCGATGAACCTCGCGGCCGCCCGCAAGGAGTGCCCGGCCAAGGACATCGTGTCCGCGCTGGTCGCGGCGGAGGGTGAAGGGAACCTGGCCTCCGACGAGTTCGGCTTCTTCGTCATCCTGCTGGCGGTGGCCGGCAACGAGACGACGCGCAATGCGATCAGCCACGGCATGCACGCCTTCCTGACGCATCCCGAGCAGTGGGAGCTCTACAAGCGGGAGCGTCCCGAGACGGCGGCCGAGGAGATCGTGCGCTGGGCGACGCCGGTGGTCTCCTTCCAGCGGACGGCCACCCAGGACCTGGAACTCGGCGGTCAGGACATCAAGAAGGGCGACCGCGTCGGCCTCTTCTACTCCTCGGCGAACAACGACCCCGAGGTGTTCACCGATCCCGAGGCCTTCGACATCACCCGCGACCCCAACCCGCATCTCGGCTTCGGCGGCGGCGGACCGCACTTCTGCCTCGGAAAGTCGCTGGCCGTACTGGAGATCAACCTCATCTTCAACGCGATCGCGGACGCCCTGCCGGACCTGCGACTCGCGGGCGACCCGCGCAGGCTGCGCTCGGCCTGGCTCAACGGCATCAAGGAACTCCAGGTCAGCCACCCCTGAACGGGGCCGGACCCTTCCGGCCGACCCCGGACATGGGAGGTGGGGGCTCATCCCCCTACGCTCCGCCCCCACCTCTCGCCGGGACCCCTCAAGTGGTGATCTACGACGCTCCGGTGGATCCTGGCTGAACGCGACGATCCGCCTCGGGGGCGAGGCCGCAACATGCCTCGCCCCCATCTCTTGAGTCATCCGCCGTTCAACTGAAAGAGTCGAGTTGCCAGGTCAGCTCGACTGAATCGGTGGAGAAATGACTTCACTGCTTGCGCTGCCGCTCGACGAGGCGTCCGTCAAGATCGTGGCGGGCCCGCCGGAGGACGGGGACGGGCCCGACGGCGAGTTGGGGCTGTGGGCCGGGGTGGTCCCCGTGTGCAGCTACTTCGACGTACCGCAGCCCGATCCCGCGCTCCCGGCCGGGACTTCCGTGCCGCCGCACATTTCCGCGATGGGGACCGGGGCTTCCGCAGAACCGGGCTGACCTCCCTGACAAGACAGAACCAGGCCGCGCGGGCCCGCCAGCGCGTACGTCAGCCAGAAGCCCGCGGCCACCACCGCCGCCCCGCCCACCGCATCCAGCACCCAGTGGTTGGCGGTGGCGACGATCGCGCAGAGCGTGAGCAGCGGGTGGAGCATCACCAGCAGCTTCATCCACAGCTTCGGTGCGAGCAGCACCACGATCACCCCGCACCACAGCGACCAGCCGAAGTGCAGTGAGGGCATCGCCGCGTACTGGTTGGTCACCGCCGTCATCGCGCCGTACTCCGGATTGGCGAAGTCCTGCGGCCCGTGCACCGTGTCGACGTAACCGAGGCCCGGCATCAGGCGGGGCGGCGCGAGCGGGTAGAGCCAGAAGCCGATCAGCGCGATCACCGTCGCGAGGGCGAGCGAGGTGCGGGCCCAGCGGTAGTCGGCGGGGCTGCGGACGTACAGCAGGCCGAGGATCACCAGCGGCACCAGGAAGTGGAACGACGTGTAGTGGAAGCTGAGGAGGACTTCGAGCCAGCGGACCTCGACGACCACCTGGTTGGCCCAGTGCTCGATGTCGATGTGCAGGAACTGCTCCATCGAGAGGATCTGCCGTGCGTGCTCCTCGGCGTCGGCGCGGCCGCCGTTCGCGGCGACGCGCACATGTGAGTAGACGGAGTAGCCGACGCGGATCAGCAGCAGTTCGAGGAGGAGGCTGGGGCGGCTGAGGACCCGGCGCCAGAACGGGACCAGCGGCACCCAGCTCCAGCGGCCCGGTACGGGTTTCGCGTAGTCGGTGGGGACAGGGGTCTGCCAGTACGGCGACGTCCTGGACGTGAAGGGGACCGCGCAGGCCGCCGCGAGGGCCGCCACCAGCAGCGCATTGTCGCGGAGCGGGTGGAGCACCGTCATGTTGGGCAGCAACATCTCGCCCGGCAGGGACATCACCAGGACGACGGCCGCGGGCCACACCATCCGGTCCGATGCCCGCTTGCCGACCCGGCCGGCCACCGCGAGCAGCACCCACAGCAGCTGGTGCTGCCAGGCCGTCGGCGACACGGCGACGGCGACACAGCCGGTCAGCGCGACGGCGAGCAGCAACTGCCCGTCCTTGGCGTACCGCACCGCACGCCGCAGTCCGACTACGACGACGGCCGTGGCCAGCAGCAGGAACAGCGCGATCTCCAGCGGGCCCGACAGGCCGAGCCGGAGCAGGGCGCCGTGCACCGACTGGTTGGCGAGGGTGCCGGGGTTCCCGCCGAGCCCGGCGCCCACGACATGGTGCACCCAGTACGTCCACGAGTCCTGCGGCATCGCCGCCCACGCCAGCGCCGTACAGGCGGCGAACGTGGTCGCCGTGTTGAGCGCGGTGCGTCTTCGCCCTGTCAGCCACAGCAGCGGCGCGAACAGGAGCACGGCGGGCTGCAGGGCCGCTGCAATGCCGATGAGCATGCCTGAATTGCGTTCCCCGCGCGCCTGGAAGCAGCCGAGGAGGACCAGGAGCACCGGGATGATGCTGGTCTGGCCGAGGTGGAGCGTATTGCGGACGGGCAGCGACAGCATCAGCAGGCTGATGGCGACGGGCGCGGCCAGCAGCGCCGTGCGCCGCGAGACGGGGCCGGGCAGCGCACGGGCGGCTGCCACACCCAGGGCGGCGACGAGGAGCAGCGTTCCGAAAGTCCAGGCGACGCCCAGGCTCTGCTCGGCCGAACGGGCAAGCGGCTTGAGGACGAGCCCGGCGAAGGGTGTGCCGGTGAACCGGTCGGTTTCGTAGAGCGAGCCCGTCACGCGCAGAACGCCGCGCTCGCCGATCCAGGTCTCCAGATCGGTGAGGCGCTCCCCGGGCGGCGTCCGCAGCACCGTCGCGATCTGCCGGACTCCCAGGACGGCTACGACGGCCCAGAGGGCGATCCGCGCCGCTCCGACTCTGGCGCCCACCCCGATGGCGCCGACCGCACCGCCCGGCCGCCCCTGCTCCGCCTTCGCCACTCGCGCCGACCCTCCAAGCCGTCCCCGGCACCCTTCCCGTGGGTGCGTAGAGCTCGCACTGCCCTGAGCAGAAGACGCAGGCAACCCGGTCTTCGCCTGACCGTCATCCAGTTTTTTTCCGAAGAGCGCTGGTGCACACCTTGCCCGGTTCCGTATGGGGAGCGCGACATGGATCACAGGGGGAGGAGTTGGAGCACCCGTTCGCGCATGTACGGCAGGATGAGAGGCATGAGCGTTGTGAAGATCAATGTGCTGACCGTGCCGGCCGAACAGCGAGAGGTTCTGGAGAAGCGCTTCGCTTCCCGGGCCGGGTCGGTGGAGAACTCCGACGGCTTCGAGTGGTTCGAACTGCTGCGGCCCGTCGAGGGCACCGAGCAGTACCTCGTCTACACCAGGTGGGCGGACGAGGCTTCGTTCCAGGCGTGGATGGAGGGGCCGATGAAGGCCGCCCACCAGGGGGGCGGCCAGGGCGGTGGGCAGGGCGGCAGCGGTGAAGGCGGCGAGCGTCCCAAGCCCGCCGCCTCCGGTTCCACGCTGTGGTCGTTCGAGGTGGTCCAGCAGGCCGCCCCGAAGAAGGCCTGAGAGCCTTTCCGAGGACCTACCTGAGGACCTTCCTGAGACCTTCCTGAGGACCTGCAGGGGCCTCCTTGCCACTCCTTACGTCCTTACGTCTTACGTCCCAGTCTTGCCTCGTCAGATCCGCAGCAGGCGTTCCGTCACCTCGCGGTAGGTGCGCAGGGCGATCCGCAGATCCTCCGTCTCGGCCTGGCGGTCTTCGCCCGCCCAGGTCGTACGGAGGGAGCGGCGCCGTTCGTCGACGCTCTCGGTGAGCCTGCGGGTGGTCTCCTCCAGGATGCTGTCGGCCTCTTCGACCGCGCGCCTCGGGCCGTCCACGAAGGTGTTGACGGCCTGCTGGAGACGCAGGGTCAGTTTGTCGCGCTCACCCTGGGCGAGCAGCCGGTTCGGGGCGGGCTCCGTGCCGGTCTTCGGTCCGGTCACGGTCTCCGGCGCGATCACGGCCTCGCGTCCGGTTTCGTGTTCGGCTTCGTATGTCATCAGGCCCCGCTCCCCTTCGCATGGTGGTGGTGCCGGCCGCCCGAGCCCGCGAACCACGGGGCGGCGCGGGTGCGGCCCACGCGGGTCCTGTCGTGCGAGGCGTGCTGCGGGCGGTGCTTGCCGCTGTCGGCAGGCTTGGCGGTGACCAGGTCCTCGAAGAGCTCCCGCGCTTCGATCATGGCCGCACGCATCTGTTCCGTACTGCCCTCGCCGTGCGCCGCGAGGTGCACCTCGCGGTAGCCGCCCACGTGCTCCGGGTGGTGCACGGAGAGTGCGGCGACCTGTTCGTCGTACTGGCTGCCGTCCGGGAACCCCCGGTCGGCCGCGAGCCGCGCCAGCAGCCGGTCGGCCTCGGCGACTGCGCGCTGCGGAGAGTCGACGAACTCCTCCTGGATTCCGGCCCAGTGGGCCACGTACTGCTCACGCGTCTCGGGTGTGAGCGGCCGCGGTTCGAGCGACCCGTGCCGCTCGACGCGCTCGCTCAGCTCCCGCTCCGCCGCCTTCGTGTCGCCGTCATGGCGGGCCACGACCCTGTCGTACTCGGGACCGAACCGCCGCTTCAGCCCGTGCCCGCCGCCGCCCCTGCGCTGTCGGAAGACGATGACTGCGGCGGCGGCAACGACGAGGACGACCACCGCGATCAGGGCGATGATCCAGACTGTTGACATGGCTGGCTGCCTTCCCGGTTGTCGGTTTTCGAATGGCTTGTCACACCTCGTGTAGCCGCAAAATCGGTCGCCAAACAGCGCACTCCTCGGGTACAGAGGTGATCATGAACTGGAGCATCGCCGCCGAGCGTTACGACACCCCTGACGCGACCGCGCTGCGCCGCGACTACTACGACGAGGTGGCCAGCCGTTACTGGGGGCGCCCGGCGACCGCCCAGGAGATCGACGAAGGGCTCACCGACGACGGCGTCGAGCGGCTCCTGCACCCCACGGGCGCGTTCGTCGTCGGCCGGTACGAGGGCACGGCCGCCGCCTGTGCCGGTCTGCGCGTGGTCGACGCGGACACCGCCGAGCTGACGCGTGTGTACGTACGCCCCGCCTTCCGCGGCAGCGGCGGCGGTGGGCTCCTGCTGGCCGCTATCGAGGCGGCTGCCCGCGACTTGGGCGTCAAGGAGATCCGGCTGGACACCAGGAACGACCTGGTCGAGGCGCGTGCGTTGTACGCCGGGCACGGATACGAGGAAGTCCCGGCCTTCAACGACGGGCAGTACGCCGAGCACTGGTTCGCCAAGACCCTGTAAGCGGACCCTGTAAGTGGGCCCTGTCAGTGGGCCGGACCGCCTCGTAGTCCGTCAGATCGAGTGGTCCCTCTTGGGGCCCGGGCTGTACGGCCGGTCCGCGTCGGTGCCGCTCACCTCGGCGTTCAGCTCCTCGACCAGCTTGACCAGATCGGTCGGCCGGTCGGGCCCCCACCAGTCGCCGAGCATCTGCGACAGCGACTCCTCGCGGGCCTGGGCGAGCTTCCCCGCGACCTCCATCCCCTCGTCGGTCAGCAGCAGTTGCAGACCCTCGCGGCGGGCGAGGCCACGCTCCTCGACCTGGCGGGACGCGTCGGTGATGACCCGCAGAGGGACCGGGGTGACGTCCGCGAGGAAGGCGGGTTCGACCGCGCCCTCGCGTTTGATGCGCAGCAGCAGCCAGCTGGCCGCGGGCAGCAGGTCGTAGCCCGCCTCAGCGGTGATTTTCTCGTAGACCCTGCGGCGCCCCTCCCTGGTGGCCAGCACCGAGAGGGCGCGTGCGCATTCGTCGTACGAGGAACGCTCGACCGGGTTGGATGCCAGTGTCTGTCCGGCGTCCGGCGCGGTCACCGAGCCGCGCAGCTTGTCCTCCCTGAGGAACCAGGCGACGACGAAGGCGACCAGGACGACAGGGGCGGCGTACAGGAAGACGTCCGTGATGGATGTGGAGTACGCGTCCAGGACCGGCGGCTGGAGGTCGGGCGGGAGCTGGGCGATGTCGCGCGGGTCGGCCGCGACCTGGTCGGGGCCGATGCCGGGCGGCAGTTGCTGTCCCTCCAGGGCATGATCGAGTTTGTCGACCAGCCTGTTGGTGAAGACGGTGCCGAAAATGGCCACGCCGAAGGACGCGCCGATGGAGCGGAAGAACGTCGCGCCGGAGGTGGCGACGCCCAAGTCGG from Streptomyces spiramyceticus carries:
- a CDS encoding ECF transporter S component produces the protein MTTARPVRLGPRSVAALLLVSAIGVIAFGWPLLADSASGLAHSQDAPWLFAALLPLLVAVVVATISDSGLDAKAVAMLGVLAAVGAALRPLGAGTGGLEPMFFLMVLSGRVLGPGFGFVLGSVTMFASALLTGGVGPWMPFQMLAMGWFTMGAGLLPGAERLRGRAELAMLAAYGCVAAFLYGAVTNLQGWPYMDSDSSGISFDPDDPLHENLARFLAYCMATSLGWDLGRATLTVVLTLTLGTTLLKALRRATRRAAFEAQVTFDGPGR
- a CDS encoding transglycosylase SLT domain-containing protein, yielding MSFSFASRLSARQKSVAVGAAALLGSVGVVMGGAGSSEAAAATPQSIAKKMIPDNAQYQCFDKIVSHESGWNPQASNASSGAYGLVQALPASKMSSAGADWKTNPATQIKWGLDYMNERYGSPCEAWGFWQSNGWY
- a CDS encoding steroid 3-ketoacyl-CoA thiolase, which encodes MAAEPVIVEAVRTPIGKRGGALANLHPAYLLGETYRELLGRTGIHADCVEQIVGGTVTHAGEQSMNPARNAWLAVGLPYETAATTVDCQCGSSQQASHMVANMIAAGVVDVGISCGVEAMSRVPLGSGSKHGPGKPWPDEWNVDLPNQFEAAERIARNRGLTRENVDSLGLISQERAATAWAEERFKRETFAVQVPTTEEEQAAGQGMWRLVDRDEGLRDTSMEALAGLKPVMPTAVHTAGNSSQISDGASAIMWASKRMARALKLKPRARIVAQALVGADPHFHLDGPIDATRAVLGKAGMSLKDIDLVEINEAFASVVLSWAQVFEQDLEKVNVNGGAIALGHPVGATGARLIATALHELERRDKEFALITMCAGGALATGTIIQRL
- a CDS encoding cytochrome P450, translating into MHCPALPEGFDFTDPDLLQDRVPHPEFARMRQTAPVWWCAQPPGISGFDDEGYWAVTRHADVKYVSTHPELFSSNTNTAVIRFNETISRDQIEVQKLIMLNMDPPEHTRVRQIVQRGFTPRAIRSLEDALRNRARSIVDTAISNASSDGSFDFVTNIAVELPLQAIAELIGVPQEDRIKIFDWSNKMAAYDDPEYAITEEVGTEAAMEIVSYSMNLAAARKECPAKDIVSALVAAEGEGNLASDEFGFFVILLAVAGNETTRNAISHGMHAFLTHPEQWELYKRERPETAAEEIVRWATPVVSFQRTATQDLELGGQDIKKGDRVGLFYSSANNDPEVFTDPEAFDITRDPNPHLGFGGGGPHFCLGKSLAVLEINLIFNAIADALPDLRLAGDPRRLRSAWLNGIKELQVSHP
- a CDS encoding bifunctional glycosyltransferase 87/phosphatase PAP2 family protein, whose translation is MAKAEQGRPGGAVGAIGVGARVGAARIALWAVVAVLGVRQIATVLRTPPGERLTDLETWIGERGVLRVTGSLYETDRFTGTPFAGLVLKPLARSAEQSLGVAWTFGTLLLVAALGVAAARALPGPVSRRTALLAAPVAISLLMLSLPVRNTLHLGQTSIIPVLLVLLGCFQARGERNSGMLIGIAAALQPAVLLFAPLLWLTGRRRTALNTATTFAACTALAWAAMPQDSWTYWVHHVVGAGLGGNPGTLANQSVHGALLRLGLSGPLEIALFLLLATAVVVVGLRRAVRYAKDGQLLLAVALTGCVAVAVSPTAWQHQLLWVLLAVAGRVGKRASDRMVWPAAVVLVMSLPGEMLLPNMTVLHPLRDNALLVAALAAACAVPFTSRTSPYWQTPVPTDYAKPVPGRWSWVPLVPFWRRVLSRPSLLLELLLIRVGYSVYSHVRVAANGGRADAEEHARQILSMEQFLHIDIEHWANQVVVEVRWLEVLLSFHYTSFHFLVPLVILGLLYVRSPADYRWARTSLALATVIALIGFWLYPLAPPRLMPGLGYVDTVHGPQDFANPEYGAMTAVTNQYAAMPSLHFGWSLWCGVIVVLLAPKLWMKLLVMLHPLLTLCAIVATANHWVLDAVGGAAVVAAGFWLTYALAGPRGLVLSCQGGQPGSAEAPVPIAEMCGGTEVPAGSAGSGCGTSK
- a CDS encoding antibiotic biosynthesis monooxygenase family protein, encoding MSVVKINVLTVPAEQREVLEKRFASRAGSVENSDGFEWFELLRPVEGTEQYLVYTRWADEASFQAWMEGPMKAAHQGGGQGGGQGGSGEGGERPKPAASGSTLWSFEVVQQAAPKKA
- a CDS encoding GNAT family N-acetyltransferase, giving the protein MNWSIAAERYDTPDATALRRDYYDEVASRYWGRPATAQEIDEGLTDDGVERLLHPTGAFVVGRYEGTAAACAGLRVVDADTAELTRVYVRPAFRGSGGGGLLLAAIEAAARDLGVKEIRLDTRNDLVEARALYAGHGYEEVPAFNDGQYAEHWFAKTL